TTTATACTCTAAGCCTGTACTTTAGCCTAGACTGAAATGTTTTAGAAAGCCAGTCTAGTATTAGATTCACTTATTAAAATTCATTGGTAGccaattttctttcagaatttggcAATCAGAACTTTTGCTATAAGAAGAGAACTATCTCCAAAATTAAAATCACTGTTACTaaagaagtttcttaaaaaacaccTTGACAAGTACagggtttccttccttcctttctgtcttccttccttcttccccttcAACCTCCCAcactccctttctccttccctccctctttctttctttctctccttccacccttccttcctccctccatacTCCCTCTCTTTATCCCTacctctgtctttctttctttttttccttcctctgaggTTGAGTGTGCatctttttcaaagaaatttgTGTGGTCCTTTGGTATCTACCTGTGAGTCAAAACATTTTTCTTGCCCAGAGTTCTCTGAAGAGCTGTCTTGACTTCCTTGTTCCGTAAGCTGTAGATGATAGGGTTGAGCATGGATGTCACCACAGTATAGAAGAGGGCTAGGAGTTTATCTACCCCAGGTGAATGGCTAGCCTTGGGCCTCAAGTAGGTGACAGATGCTGAGCCATAGAAGAGTGTTACTACCAGCAGGTGGGAAGAACAGGTGGAAAGAGCTTTCTGACGGCCTTCAGGGGAGGGCATGACCAACACAGCAGCTAGAATTCTGCCATAAGAAGCAATGATTaataaaaatggactggaaatgcAAAGAATGGCTGCAACAAAGACTGCAGCCTCATTATGGGATGTATCCCCACAGGCTAGTGCCAGAATAGGGGGGAGATCACAGAAGAAGTGGTCTATTTCACAGGGGCCACAGAAGTCTAAAGAGAAAATATAGTTGGTTTGGCCCAAGCCTACTATGCAACCCACTCCCCAAGAAACCATTGCTAAATGGACACACATTCCATGACTCATTCGTGTTGCATAATGAAGTGGAGAGCATATGGCCATATAGCGATCACAAGCCATGGCTGCCAAAAGGCAGCACTCACTGATACCAAATACTGTAAAGAAAAACATCTGTGTAGCACAGCCCTCCCGAGAGATTCCTCGGGCCTCACTCACAAGGTTCTGCAGCATCTTGGGTATAGTAGAGCAAGTGTATCCAATCTCCAAGAGAGACAAGTTGgccaggaagaagtacatgggggtatGGAGGGCTGGATTGGTCCAGATGGCAAGGGCTATGAGAGCATTGCCTGTCAGTGATGCTAAAAACATGAATAGAATgagggaaaataaaaggaaacactgTTCAGTGACCTCAGAGAATTTGACAAATGCAAAGCGTTTCACAGACATGCTGTTGTCTTGCCACAAAGAACAATTGAGACTCATGACCTGAATAAAAGAAAGGCAAAGTCATCAGAAAGATTATTTCAGATAGAAATATAAATCCTTATATTACTCTTAACAAGCTCTAGTGAGTCAAAGAGATAAATTTCTTAACtacaatttaaatttaaacagtTTGGGAGTTACACTCATCCTGAAACCCAGTCCTATCCTATGTTCACTGTACCCATTGATTTGTCCAATATATGTTTAGTCAGCAAGcataaactggaaataaaatttcAGTACAATTTTCTTTCACCCCTTCATTTTATCAAACAAAGGTCTtaagatttctatttctttcctcttctttggttgctaagttgctttCTTCAGttgttcactcaacaaacatttattgaacattgagtattttcagattattttgcaTTTACGGTTGTCATGGGATTTAAACAGTAGGAAAAAAGGTCAGAAATAagtggactgattcaaaattctGTTAAATATGGAGTAACAACTCTGCATGATGACAAGAACCCTTGATGGGTATGATTGTTGAAAAATTTGctcacacataaaatattaaatgcatttacattatttaaactaattttcatatatttacccTGCACTATATCtaattaaattaatataattgAATATCTATATTCGACATGTAGCAAAGAAATTCAGTTAAGGCTGTGGCAAGAAAAAGAGACAATTGTttacttatctttttttaaaacccCAAACATTTTCTTATATATCTTCACTTCTAAATAGTAGCCTATGTTGTTACATAAAAGCTCTGGATGTGGAAAAGTTGTCATCTGTTTTGTCAGTTAAACAcacaattgttttaaaaaactagTTCTATTCTCCTGTATTTTGGAAGAACTGCAGCTTTCTCAGTGACACTGATGGAAGAACTAAGGGGGAAATTCTGACCAAAAAGGAGAATACCTTACTCTTTCCTAGGTAGTGATATTGCAAAGATTTCATTTCATAAGTATCCTTGTCCCATTTAGGCTGTAGGCATAAATGCAAACACCTGTGTTAGGGAAAGTCCGGGGATGTGGGGAATGGGAGAAACCTAGCTGTGGATGGCACACAGGGAGGGTTGACTGCCCAAAGGCTAATGCATGCTGTTAGTCATTCTATATTCTTAGATGCACAGGATGAATAAAAAGTCATCCTGTGttaagtactttttaaaaccTCATGAAATTCAtagacatttgaaaaaataagttGTCCAAGATAGTGAAGTGAgtgctttgaaatatttaaactgACTTAAGAATGTTAATAAAACTCTACCAGGTGATATCTGATTTCTTCATTGCACTTTCTATTGTTTTCAGGATTTGCTCTATTGACCTTTGTGCAGGGACCTTGAGATACATGTAGTAGAGGTCAGCTTTATGTTCATAGCAAGAATGCTTCATTTTAATCATTGTTACAGAAAAAGAGTGAGATGCTCAAGGACAGGTGTCAGGAGTCTGCAGAAAGGACCATCACAGGCAGTATAACAGTTTGGCACAGACATTTTTCTGTCTCTCACCTGATACATTTTCTTGACCTAAAGCCTCTGATTAATCATTTCTGTATGAAGTAAGGATGATGAAGTCTTTCCAGTCTTGCTTGCTGAGTTGTTTTGAGTTAAAATGGAAACATTATAGAGGGAAACCatgaatgaaaaataaggaattaaaattcacttttatCATCATCTAAACCCAACTCATATGGCCTGCAGTATTCCCTATTATTACCAGATAATTAAAATAACTATATTCAGTCAGTCATCAAGCAAATATGCACTGTGATATTAATATAAAGACATAAGAGCTTCCTGCcctattttaaattgtatttgccTATTCCTACTCAAAGTGATAAAAGATTATGTGGCCACTGGACATTGACATGTGTGTGAAGGTTTGAATCTTGAGATGGAGTTTCAGTGACAGAGGAAGGAGACAAGATAACTTTAATAACTCAATGTCTTGGGATCATGTACCACCTTACCCAGCCTCAAGATCCAAGACAAGCACATTCTGTATAGTTCTGCTTTGGAAATAATCCAGCAGAAGTGATTCATTTTGGGTCAGCATCACATAATTAGAAATGCTCCTTAACTGACTCAATCCCTGATTAATCTCAGTTTTCATAATGAAATGTTTGGTTCCTATTAGTCAAAAGAAAATGTCTGAGACATTATCAGATATTTTACCTGAAACAATACAATGCCTTGCATACAAAAAAACCTCGGTAAATATTAACTTTTGTTATTCTGAAATCGCATTTCAAAATGCTTGAATAATAGATACAATTTATATAAATTGGTCATTAGTTTGTAGAGAAGATTTCCCATTGCTTTCCACAATTTACCCATAGCCTTTTCATCAAGCACCTAATATTTAGCTGGGTAATGCCTTACCATAGCTCAGCAGAAACTATGTTATCATTTTTCTGGAGTAACATTTATAGGATAATCTAGGCATTTGCATTACCCAACAATAAGAGATATGCCTATTTCCTGAGAAATTATTTTAGAACAACTTATAACAAATTTATGACAGGGATACTGCAAACTGAGTAAATCCTTATACTCTTCAGATAAGGAGAAAAAAGCTGATTAAAATAATCCCCAGAACTGAATAATGCTTTCGGTACTGTCTATCCATGTGCACATTTTAATCCACTGTTTTCTACAACCCTCTTTTCTTATAAGGCATCAGTTACATCACATACCTTTAATCCTagtatttgaagaaaaaagtaGATAGTATTTGCTTTTGATGAGCCACTCCTGATTTTTGTCTAAACACTCTGTATAATCTCCCAAAATTCAGAGGATATATATCTCCCTAATCCTCTTTTCTAAGACCACACACTGGGAAGATTTTGTTGTAATCAGGGCCATGTCTGATCCCAGGATGATTGTCTTCTCAGAGAGCACTATGTCCCTCCTAGCCATGCTCTcaactacacacatacacacacacacgcatgtgtggGTGCATGAGAGCTGTGCTGATTACATGATGATATATTTGAACTTTTctcaccatgaaaaaaaaaaggtatatgaATACGTTACACTTCATTTCTTCTCCCTGTTCTGAATCCTTATCCTGTCTCTCTTGCCCAGGAGACATATTCTCAGAAGTATGTCAGGAAGTAGTTTGATCCATCTCTCAGGGATTGCCATGGACACATCTGTCTCCATTTGTTGGTGAATATGAACATTtaggaagcaaaataaataaatataagaggTAACGTAGGGACTTTCATAGTGGTACAGTgtttaagattctgcacttccagtgTAAGGGatatgaattcaatccctggtcggtaaactaagatcccacatgcctcacagtatggcaaaaaaaagcacaaaacaaaactaaaagtaCATCAACagtaaaatataatgaataacttATACTATATGTAACTGCTATCATAGAGTGCATACACAATGTGATATTAATTCTGTGGAAATGTACTACTGGAATCAAATATTTATGTGACCACTCTATGCTATTAACATCACTATGAAATTctcagatttaaaatttttgtttgaattaaaCTAAGTAGTCAtccaaaataattatgaaaacaacaaataactttCATATCATATCAATGCAGTTAGTATTTATTCTGATTAttacaaaacattttaataaatcttAATAATCTTCCAGATACACAAGAGTTCACAAAAGTATCTATTCATCTCTgtcaaaagtaattaaaaaaacctCAGTAGTCAAAGATATATATTAAGATGATGAAAAAAAGTAGATGATACTTAGTACTAATTGTTTAAATGGTTTAAAAAGTGGATAAGGTACTGAATACCTATCATTGACATGATCTAAAGGGAAGTGAGAATGACTAGGGAGGAGGAAGTTGTCATTTGGATATAAATTCTGCATCTTGCAGTCCCATTAGATGAATTATGCATAGGAAGAGAAGAGATGATGGAATAGGAGGATAGGGAGACTCCCTCCCCTaatgaatacataaaaattatatctacATGTGGAACAATTCTTACTGGAAACTAACTGGAGACTGGGAGAACAACTCCTGTACAACCAAGGCTATAAGAAATATCCACATGGAAGCCAGTTAGGAAGAGAAGCATCAGGTCAGGACCTGTACCCTTAGGATGGGACtcagaagaaaagagagatgacATGGGCAGAGATCCTCCCCAGGGAGTGAGTGGTTCCAGCCAGATACTGGGCACCCCAGCTCTGTGTTCCTTGATGGAGAAAATGAGCCCCTTTGACTAATTGCAGGACTTGTGAGATTAAGAGAAGGGCTGTGGGAAGCTTGGACTTCACTCCTTAGGAGCCGTGCACACTTGCTTGCTCCTAAAGCAGTGAGGAGAGAGAGGACTGAAAACTGCATGAGTGACTGACCAGTTTCCCAAGACTGCCCCCCAGGCTCATGGTCCCAGCCTGAGCCTAGGGAACACTCCTAACTCTGCTTGCTTCAAGATGCAGCTCAACATTTGCATATTCCAtactcttctctctctgtcctctttCTGGGATCCCTATAAGGTGAATGTTGGTACCCTTGATGTTGTCCTAGAGATTccttaaattgttttcatttttaaagagaaatgcaTTTCATTACTTATTTAATGTTTAAGTCCTTACACTGTATTTTTACAAGCTGGTGAACACTGACAAATTATTTCTCCCACAGAACTATAACCACATGTTCCCAGACAGTATAAATATATGGTTTTGGTcaattatataataaaacaaattgtCAAGTATTAAATGTTGTTACCCAGCTCCAAAggcatataaatattaaatgtctGCTCAATTCATCAGCagaaaccacttttttttttttttggtgcgaGAAGTTGGGAATCACACTACAAACAAAAATAAGTTGGTAAACAACTTCAGAGAAGTATGGGAAAATTATaagaatttcagaaattttatgATTAAGAATTGTTTTAGCcagaagtattttttaatgaataaaattccTTTCAATTTCACATAAATTACACCCACCTTGAAAGggaaagttttagtcactcagtcatgctcaactctttgtgattccaggGACTGCagtccgctaggctcctctgtccatgggattttccaggcaaagatactggagtggtttgccctttccttttccaagggatctttgtgacccagggatggatcctgggtcccctgcactgcaggcagattctttaccaactgagctaccaaggaacaCCCACCTTATTTCTCTCCATATGGTTCTGGTTCAAAGTTAGAGTTGATATTTCCTCTCTAAAAGGTTATTCTTTAGTATTTTCTAAGGAATTTattcagctaatatttatttaaatagtatttaatgataaaaataaataatatttaaaaagtaacactAATCATTGTTTTTTCAGGGATTCATACACAAACATTAAAGACATAATGGTAGACTTGACACAAAATCGATAGGGAATTCATTAATTACAGGGGAAGCATAGTGTCTGTTGAAGATGGTTAGCAAAACTAGctacctttttctctctccacaccctctgcagtgtGTGTGATTAGCTCCTTCCATGCATAAGTGAtgtgttcagatcagttcagttcagtcgctcagtcgtgtctgactctttgcgaccccatgaatcgcagcacgccaggcctccctgtccatcaccaacccccggaattcactcagactcatgtccatcgagtcagtgatgccatccagccatctcatcctctgtcgaccgcttctcctcctgcccccaatccctcccagcatcagggttttttccaatgagtcaactcttcacatgaggcggccaaagtactggagtttcagcttcagcatcattccttccaaagaaatcccagggctgatctccttcagaatggaccagttggatctccttgcagtccaagggactctcaagagtcttctccaacaccacagttcaaaaacatcaattcttcagcactcagctttcttcatagtcccactctcacatccatacatgaccactagaaaaactgtagccttgactagatggacctttgttggcaaagtaatgtctctgcttttgaatatgctatctaggttggtcataacttttcttccaaggagtaagtgtcttttaatttcatggctgcagtcaccatgtgcagtgattttggagccccccaaaataaagtctgacactgtttccactgtttccccatctatttgccatgaagtgatgggaccagatgccatgatcttcattttctgaatgttgagctttaagccagctttttcactctcctctttcactttcatcaagaggctttttattttattttatattatatatatttttaaattttactttgttttactttacaatactgtattggttttgccatacatcaacatgaatccaccatgggtgaaCATGAGTCCCAAatcctgaacctctctcccacctccctccccataccatctctcagggtcatttCAGTGCACatgccccaagcatcctgtatcctgcattgaacctagactggtggtCTGttccttatatgatattatacatgtttcaatgccattctcccaaatcatcccaccctctccctctcccacagagtccaaaagtctgttctatacatctgtgtctcttttgctgtctcacatacagggttatcattatcatctttctaaattccatatatatgtgttagtatactgtattggtgtttttctttctggcttacttcactctgtataattggctccagtttcatccacctaattagaactgattcaaatgtattctttttaatggctgagtaatactacattgtgtatatgtagcacagctttcttatccattcatctgctgatggacatctaggttgcttccatgtccttgttattataaacagtgctgcgatgaacattggggtacatgtgtctctttcaattctggtttcctccaagaggctttttagttcctcttcactttctgccataagggtggtgtcatctgcatatctgaggttattgatatttctcctggcagtcttgattccagcttgtgcttcttccagcccagtgtttctcatgatgtactctgaatataagttaaataagcagggtgacaatatacagccttgatgtactccttctcctatttggaaccagtctgttgttccatgtccagttctaactgttgcttcctgacctgcatacagatatctcaagaggcaggtcaggtggtctggtattcccatctctttcagaattttccacagtttcttgtgatctacacagtcaaaggctttggcatagtcaataaagcagaaatagatatttttctggaactctcttgctttttcaatgatccagtggatgttggcaatttgatctctgccttttctaaaaacagcttgaatgtcagggagttcatggttcatgtattgctgaagcctggcttggagaattttgagttatGTGTTAGTGTTTCTCAAGTGTTTCCtcctttgaattttgaattttgactGGTTCTGTGACTTCCTTGGCTAATAGAAAGTGTGTGGTAGAAGGGATATTGTGCTGGACTTCAGAGGTGTTGCATGCTTCCACTCTCTCCCTTGGAGCCTCATGATCTTACCATGTGAACAAGTTTTAACTAAAAGATAAAGCAATATCTGAAAGGGGGTTCATTTATCTTAGTAAAGAGTCATTCAACTTCTGAATTTGTGAACTAGTCCTTACTATTCAGCACCATCATCAAAAGGCCCATTGAGATCACAGCtaccttctttctcaagaatagTGTTGTAAGTTTCCTCACACACTCTTATTATTGTGGTAACTTCACATACTCTTATAATTGTGGTAaaactttgctgacaatggtccatatagtcaaagctgtggttttagcagtagtcatgtatgggtgttagagttagaccataaaaaaagaatgagtgcagaagaattaatgctgttGAACtgaggtactggagaagactcttaaagtcccttggacagcaaggagatcgagccagttagtcctaaaggaaatcatccctgaatattcattgaaaggattgatgctgaagctccaatattttggccacccaatgcaaagagctgactcattggaaaagactctgatgctgggaaagattgagggcaggatgagaaaggagccacagaggatgagatggctggatggcatcattgactcaatggaaatgagtttgagaaacctccatgagatagtgaaggactctgatgctgggaaagattgaaggtgggaggagaaggggatgacagaggatgagatggttggatggcatcaccaactcaatggacttgagtttgaatgaactccgggagttggtgatggacagggaagcctggcgtgctgcagtccatggggttgcaaagagtcggacaggactgagcaactgaacaacaacacatacTCTTATTATTGTGGTACTTAAGTTTCTCTATACATTTGTTTGCATTAATTTGATTGTGTGTAATAAGAAATCTCATGTTCTTGTATATGAGTTTCACAGGATCTTGGTGGTTTATTTGAAGCATGTTAATTTAGTTAAAAAATGCTCAATAAGactatgaaaaaatttaaaaattgaataacaGAGATGATGCAAAGAAACTGAATCTACTTCAATATACTCCACTTGAAATACTCAGTGCTTTAGAGTATGAAGTTGAGAGTAATGGGAAATGAAATGACCTTTCTAAcaagaagcaacaattctttggttcAGTAATACTGAGGTGATAGAAATGAAGTGTGCTGAAGTTTACTCCATCCAGGTCAGAAGTCTTGTAAAAAATGCTCTGTGAATTTCAGTTCAGATCTTCTGTGTCCAGGTTATTCACTGGGAGCTTCTTATCGGAGTGATAGTGAATTTCTACAAATCACTTGTCTGCATAGAGGTCGCGCTGTGCttggcaaatattaaaagcagcaagggaaaaacaaataacacacaaggggattctcataggataacagctgatctttcaatagaaactcttcaggctaggagggaatggcaagacatacttaaagtgatgaaagaaaataacctacagcccagattactgtacccagcaaggatctcattcaaatatgaaggagaaatcaaaaactttacagacaagcaaaagctgagagaattcagcaccaccaaaccagctctccaacaaatgctaaaggatactctctagacaggaaacacaaaaagggcgtataaacccgaacccaaaacaataaagtaaatggcaatgggatcatacttatcaataattaccttaaatgtaaatgggatgaatgccccaatcaaaagacaaagactggctgaatggatacaaaaacaagacccctaatatatgttgtctacaagagacccacttcaaaacaaggggcacatacagactgaaagtgaaaggctggaaaaagatattccatgcaaatggagaccaaaagaaagcaggagtagcaatacttatatcagataaaatagactttaaaacaaaggctgtgaaaagagatgaAGGACACTTCTGTTGGTGATTTTAAAGTAATCCTTCAAATCCCTTATGTATTTTTCTCTATCACCTAGTCTGCTGTTcattccttctgctgctgctgctgtcactttctttcattccttctagtgtgttttaaattttagttattgTATGCTACAGCTCAgacttattcttttaaaattttctattttcttggtaAAATTCTTATAGTTTTCATCTATTCTTTTCATCCATTTTTCATCTTGCACTTTCCATTTATTCAGTTAGCATTCTTATTACTACTGCTTtcaactttttttgttgttgttcagttgcttagtcgtgtctgactctttgtgaccacatggacgaCAGCAAGGCATTGTCCTGTCCTTTACCttatcccagagcttgctcaaactcatgtccattgagttggtgatgccatacaaccgtctcatcctctctcatccccttttcctcctgccttcaatctttcccagcatcagggtcttttctaatgagtcggctcttcacatgaggtggccaaagtattggagcttcagcttcagcctcagtcctttgaatgagtattcagggttgatttcctttaggtttgactagtttgatctccttgcagtccaagggactctcaagagtcttctgcaacaccacagttcagaagcatcagttcttcagtgctcagccttctttatggttcaactctcacatccatacatgactatgggaaaaaccttagctttgactagacggacctttgtttgcggtaacatctcggctttttaatatgctgtctatgctggttatagcttttcttccaagaagcaagcatctttaatttcatggctgcagtcaccatctgcagtgatttaggagcccaagaaaataaagcttgtcactgtttccaatgtttccccatctatttgccatgaagtgatgggaccagttgccattatcttagttttttgaatgttgagttttaagccaactttttcactctcctctttcactttcatcaagaggctctttagttccttttgactttctgccataagggtggtgtcatctgcatagctgaggttattcaATTCTTTAGTAAACTGTTTATTTCAtctcattagttttttttttttttaacaggagtgttctcttgctttttcaactgAGAAAAGTtactctgtcttctcattttgcttaACTTCCTCTGTTTTTATGAAATTCAGTGAAACATTTACCACTGGCAAGCTTGAAATAATATGCAGATTTGGGAGTGTCCCTGTACAGTTCGTGTGGGTGCAGTGGCTTTGGGGGAAAAGCTGAGTTTGATTTGAATACAAGACAGATACTTCTTCAGAGTGTGCTGGCAAGTACCACCTGGTTAGGAGGTGGGGTTAGAGATGAAGGGGCTAGGGCCAGAGCCAGGTGTGAGCCAAGACATCCTCTCTGCTCAATTGCTGTCACCACCATTTTTAAGGCAAGGGTGGGTCCTACATTGCTGGAACAGAAGCCCTGAGGGTTGCATTAGTTGGCTCCATTCCCTTGTAGTGTGTGCTCTCCTCCCTTCCAGCACTGGCCCCCTCAGCCCCAGTGGGGAGCAGTGCTGGAGTAAGAGAGGCTGGGGATGTTTATTTGGTGATAGTCATTGTATTGGGTGTGGTGGTCTCGCTGCCATCAGAGACTTGTTCTGCTCATGATGTGCTGCCTGTGTAAGTGCCAATAACGGCTGCCCCCTCCCTGCTCAGAGGCCATTTGATTTTTCAGCTGCCGCAGCATCCCACACTGAGCTTTCCCTCGGTCATGGCAGCCCTCCTTCCAGTGTGGAGCTGTGAGTGTTTGCTCAGCtcagagtggggcatgcacaagggcagtccagggaaacaagTCAGCTAAGTGAGTGGTTTCAATTGGTCCTTTCCACCCTGCTTTGGGAGAAAGCAGGAAACTGTTCTAACCTAGCACAACTCCTTGAAGGGCATTAATTGCTACTTTGGGATTCATACTCCCAGTGGCCTCAGTCAAGGAAGACAAAACACAGTATTCTTTTGTTTCCATAAGGGCTCTGTTTGCTCTAGGAAAAGGGGTCCATTCCCTGACATAGTATATGCTCCAACTAGTTCCTCCTTCCAGCTAAAATGAGATCTTTTTGGTAGACTCAGGATCCTTTCTTGTGTTGTAATGATAATCATAGTTATTTTCAGACTCTGCCTTCCTGTATTGATGTAGTAGATTAGAATACATGGTGTAGGCAGACATTTATGTTGGTGATTTCAAAGAGATCATTGGCCCACGGATAAAGAGGCATAGATTAGGCAGACAAATACAGGGAATCCTCCATAATGCTGTATTTCAAAAATAGAGAAGAGATATTTCATTCTACAGCCTATGAAAGCAACCTTTGATGaggtctttattttcctttcttactgTAAGTAGAAATTTAATCCTAAATTTCCTATCAGTTTTCTACTTACATCTATTTTTGGTCTCATATCTTATTTTAACTTCTATAAGAATGCTGAAGGATGGGTCATGCAGCAGATAAATATATCTCAGAGCTGCTACTGTTTAAAGTTAATGTATTATGTTATTCATGCAACTGtgtaaggaagaagaaaattataTCTGCATCAGAAGAAGCAACAAAACCATCTGAGTTtatatttctcatgatatactgtcTTAttctaaagaaattttttaaaatcttgaaattTTCCTATTACCCCTCAAATGTCAGTGATCTCTAAGTGATGTATCTTTGTAATTCACTCTGACCATTGCTATTTTTTGATTCAGCCACAGTTAACTTCATCATCCAGTGGACTCAACCACACCCTCTTTGACGAGGTCTGAACTGTAGCCTTGAGTAGGA
The sequence above is a segment of the Capra hircus breed San Clemente chromosome 23, ASM170441v1, whole genome shotgun sequence genome. Coding sequences within it:
- the LOC102180842 gene encoding olfactory receptor 10C1-like, giving the protein MSLNCSLWQDNSMSVKRFAFVKFSEVTEQCFLLFSLILFMFLASLTGNALIALAIWTNPALHTPMYFFLANLSLLEIGYTCSTIPKMLQNLVSEARGISREGCATQMFFFTVFGISECCLLAAMACDRYMAICSPLHYATRMSHGMCVHLAMVSWGVGCIVGLGQTNYIFSLDFCGPCEIDHFFCDLPPILALACGDTSHNEAAVFVAAILCISSPFLLIIASYGRILAAVLVMPSPEGRQKALSTCSSHLLVVTLFYGSASVTYLRPKASHSPGVDKLLALFYTVVTSMLNPIIYSLRNKEVKTALQRTLGKKNVLTHR